One part of the Phragmites australis chromosome 3, lpPhrAust1.1, whole genome shotgun sequence genome encodes these proteins:
- the LOC133912095 gene encoding uncharacterized protein LOC133912095 isoform X2, with translation MNRIPSVSPRGGADAAAPPDPAALARWARAFCVIRFDLERGQLVEACFPPDALSAPGGGLDRLVAFSSFPDSMSHHLPRHRSSVHDSLFSFRVPDPSSPRRAFLYGFVFNRQRQDERLPRGGEQKSVVILSHAPYSSLFRLLLQILGPLCFDVGPSALSMVASHVAAWPAPVPGRPMELPIGSAALRVHLPPAADDPGPPPALLPANPSVPYGLFHDADLFAAFRGLLLHLWTLWELMVVGEPVLVVAPSPAQCSEAVAGLVSLVAPLLYSVDFRTYFTIHDPDFARLNALAEGEVFPPMVLGVTNLFFLKSLKSIPNVVSVGSPNPNSTRVLPAGGQSLVNGANGTPGKLKFDKLAVNKFSPTGLLNSIKLRREGPLSLMTEHKEALWSTYAPTTKPDTSVLNRLIDAGVSPRIEESMSVVNNEILRRHFLELTTNFLAPFGPYLRTTTPSEGSSPFVDPPLLPPFHADEFVNGLAARGPGKFLSKRMRSNWLDLYRRFLEGPNFMPWFRQRRAAAEQEQQRLWRQVRMNVDIEKLMSKMSELERIDSFNAVERYLLREMESSGKGSADSIAACQKLKGDLQAAFSVLPKDMQQLLLSNPKRAVLLQTSSPGNKLHPPW, from the exons ATGAACCGGATCCCGTCCGTCTCGCCGCGGGGCggggcggacgcggcggcgccGCCCGACCCCGCGGCGCTGGCGCGGTGGGCGCGGGCATTCTGCGTCATCCGGTTCGACCTGGAGCGCGGGCAGCTCGTGGAGGCCTGCTTCCCGCCAGACGCGCTGTCCGCCCCCGGCGGCGGCCTCGACCGCCTCgtcgccttctcctccttcccgGACTCCATGTCCCACCACCTCCCGCGTCACCGCTCCTCCGTCCACGACTCCCTCTTCTCCTTCCGCGTCCCGGATCCTTCCTCCCCGCGCCGCGCCTTCCTCTACGGCTTCGTCTTCAACCGCCAGCGCCAGGACGAGCGCCTCCCCCGCGGCGGCGAACAGAAGTCCGTCGTCATACTCTCCCACGCGCCCTACTCCTCGCTCTTCCGCCTCCTGCTGCAGATCCTCGGCCCGCTCTGCTTCGACGTGGGACCCAGTGCGCTGTCCATGGTGGCGTCGCACGTCGCCGCGTGGCCCGCACCGGTGCCGGGGCGCCCCATGGAGCTCCCGATCGGCAGCGCCGCGCTGCGTGTGCACCTCCCGCCAGCGGCCGACGACCCTGGTCCGCCGCCCGCGCTGCTGCCAGCGAACCCCTCGGTGCCGTACGGGCTCTTCCACGATGCGGACCTGTTTGCCGCGTTCCGCGGCTTGCTCCTCCACCTATGGACGCTCTGGGAGCTCATGGTGGTGGGTGAGCCCGTACTGGTTGTCGCGCCATCCCCGGCTCAGTGCTCCGAGGCTGTGGCTGGGCTTGTTAGCCTTGTTGCTCCACTCTTGTATAGCGTGGACTTCCGGACGTACTTTACCATCCATGATCCGGACTTCGCTCGCTTGAACGCGCTTGCAGAAGGCGAGGTGTTCCCGCCAATGGTGCTTGGCGTGACCAacttgtttttcttgaagaGTCTTAAGAGTATCCCCAATGTGGTGTCCGTGGGAAGCCCGAATCCAAATTCCACTAGGGTACTCCCAGCAGGTGGCCAATCGCTGGTAAATGGAGCCAATGGGACGCCAGGGAAGCTCAAGTTTGACAAGCTTGCAGTCAATAAGTTCTCTCCCACTGGCCTATTGAATTCCATCAAATTGCGAAGAGAAGGCCCTCTTTCTCTCATGACAGAGCACAAGGAAGCGCTATGGAGCACGTACGCGCCAACCACAAAGCCTGATACTTCTGTTCTAAATAGGCTCATTGATGCAGGTGTGTCACCGAGGATTGAGGAGTCCATGTCAGTAGTCAATAATGAGATATTGCGGCGGCATTTCTTGGAGTTGACAACCAACTTCCTTGCACCTTTTGGGCCGTATCTGAGAACTACAACACCATCGGAAGGGAGTTCTCCTTTTGTTGATCCACCATTACTACCACCATTTCACGCAGATGAGTTTGTCAATGGTTTGGCTGCTAGAGGTCCAGGGAAATTTTTGTCCAAAAGGATGAGGTCCAATTGGTTGGACCTATATAG GAGATTCCTGGAAGGCCCCAATTTCATGCCTTGGTTCCGGCAAAGACGTGCTGCTGCAGAGCAAGAACAGcagaggctctggaggcaggtTCGCATGAATGTTGACATTGAAAAGCTAATGTCAAAGATGTCTGAATTGGAGAGGATTGATTCTTTTAATGCTGTTGAGCGGTATCTTCTCAGAGAGATGGAG AGCTCTGGAAAAGGAAGTGCTGATTCAATAGCAGCATGCCAGAAATTGAAGGGAGACCTCCAAGCAGCATTCAGTGTCCTCCCGAAGGACATGCAACAGCTCCTGCTCTCCAACCCTAAAAGAGCTGTTCTCCTTCAAA CTTCGTCTCCTGGAAACAAACTACATCCGCCCTGGTAG
- the LOC133912095 gene encoding uncharacterized protein LOC133912095 isoform X1 gives MNRIPSVSPRGGADAAAPPDPAALARWARAFCVIRFDLERGQLVEACFPPDALSAPGGGLDRLVAFSSFPDSMSHHLPRHRSSVHDSLFSFRVPDPSSPRRAFLYGFVFNRQRQDERLPRGGEQKSVVILSHAPYSSLFRLLLQILGPLCFDVGPSALSMVASHVAAWPAPVPGRPMELPIGSAALRVHLPPAADDPGPPPALLPANPSVPYGLFHDADLFAAFRGLLLHLWTLWELMVVGEPVLVVAPSPAQCSEAVAGLVSLVAPLLYSVDFRTYFTIHDPDFARLNALAEGEVFPPMVLGVTNLFFLKSLKSIPNVVSVGSPNPNSTRVLPAGGQSLVNGANGTPGKLKFDKLAVNKFSPTGLLNSIKLRREGPLSLMTEHKEALWSTYAPTTKPDTSVLNRLIDAGVSPRIEESMSVVNNEILRRHFLELTTNFLAPFGPYLRTTTPSEGSSPFVDPPLLPPFHADEFVNGLAARGPGKFLSKRMRSNWLDLYRRFLEGPNFMPWFRQRRAAAEQEQQRLWRQVRMNVDIEKLMSKMSELERIDSFNAVERYLLREMESSGKGSADSIAACQKLKGDLQAAFSVLPKDMQQLLLSNPKRAVLLQSSQEKIPGLNGIVTQTSL, from the exons ATGAACCGGATCCCGTCCGTCTCGCCGCGGGGCggggcggacgcggcggcgccGCCCGACCCCGCGGCGCTGGCGCGGTGGGCGCGGGCATTCTGCGTCATCCGGTTCGACCTGGAGCGCGGGCAGCTCGTGGAGGCCTGCTTCCCGCCAGACGCGCTGTCCGCCCCCGGCGGCGGCCTCGACCGCCTCgtcgccttctcctccttcccgGACTCCATGTCCCACCACCTCCCGCGTCACCGCTCCTCCGTCCACGACTCCCTCTTCTCCTTCCGCGTCCCGGATCCTTCCTCCCCGCGCCGCGCCTTCCTCTACGGCTTCGTCTTCAACCGCCAGCGCCAGGACGAGCGCCTCCCCCGCGGCGGCGAACAGAAGTCCGTCGTCATACTCTCCCACGCGCCCTACTCCTCGCTCTTCCGCCTCCTGCTGCAGATCCTCGGCCCGCTCTGCTTCGACGTGGGACCCAGTGCGCTGTCCATGGTGGCGTCGCACGTCGCCGCGTGGCCCGCACCGGTGCCGGGGCGCCCCATGGAGCTCCCGATCGGCAGCGCCGCGCTGCGTGTGCACCTCCCGCCAGCGGCCGACGACCCTGGTCCGCCGCCCGCGCTGCTGCCAGCGAACCCCTCGGTGCCGTACGGGCTCTTCCACGATGCGGACCTGTTTGCCGCGTTCCGCGGCTTGCTCCTCCACCTATGGACGCTCTGGGAGCTCATGGTGGTGGGTGAGCCCGTACTGGTTGTCGCGCCATCCCCGGCTCAGTGCTCCGAGGCTGTGGCTGGGCTTGTTAGCCTTGTTGCTCCACTCTTGTATAGCGTGGACTTCCGGACGTACTTTACCATCCATGATCCGGACTTCGCTCGCTTGAACGCGCTTGCAGAAGGCGAGGTGTTCCCGCCAATGGTGCTTGGCGTGACCAacttgtttttcttgaagaGTCTTAAGAGTATCCCCAATGTGGTGTCCGTGGGAAGCCCGAATCCAAATTCCACTAGGGTACTCCCAGCAGGTGGCCAATCGCTGGTAAATGGAGCCAATGGGACGCCAGGGAAGCTCAAGTTTGACAAGCTTGCAGTCAATAAGTTCTCTCCCACTGGCCTATTGAATTCCATCAAATTGCGAAGAGAAGGCCCTCTTTCTCTCATGACAGAGCACAAGGAAGCGCTATGGAGCACGTACGCGCCAACCACAAAGCCTGATACTTCTGTTCTAAATAGGCTCATTGATGCAGGTGTGTCACCGAGGATTGAGGAGTCCATGTCAGTAGTCAATAATGAGATATTGCGGCGGCATTTCTTGGAGTTGACAACCAACTTCCTTGCACCTTTTGGGCCGTATCTGAGAACTACAACACCATCGGAAGGGAGTTCTCCTTTTGTTGATCCACCATTACTACCACCATTTCACGCAGATGAGTTTGTCAATGGTTTGGCTGCTAGAGGTCCAGGGAAATTTTTGTCCAAAAGGATGAGGTCCAATTGGTTGGACCTATATAG GAGATTCCTGGAAGGCCCCAATTTCATGCCTTGGTTCCGGCAAAGACGTGCTGCTGCAGAGCAAGAACAGcagaggctctggaggcaggtTCGCATGAATGTTGACATTGAAAAGCTAATGTCAAAGATGTCTGAATTGGAGAGGATTGATTCTTTTAATGCTGTTGAGCGGTATCTTCTCAGAGAGATGGAG AGCTCTGGAAAAGGAAGTGCTGATTCAATAGCAGCATGCCAGAAATTGAAGGGAGACCTCCAAGCAGCATTCAGTGTCCTCCCGAAGGACATGCAACAGCTCCTGCTCTCCAACCCTAAAAGAGCTGTTCTCCTTCAAAGTAGCCAAGAAAAAATCCCAGGGCTCAATGGCATTGTCACCCAGACAAGTTTGTAg